Proteins from one Setaria italica strain Yugu1 chromosome V, Setaria_italica_v2.0, whole genome shotgun sequence genomic window:
- the LOC101763542 gene encoding ubiquitin domain-containing protein 1 — MGCAGSTPKTDDNGKKLKKPKPWKHTQAITLAQLRQMRDEFWDTAPHYGGQKEIWDALRAAADSDLALAQTIVDSAGIIVSNSDMTLCYDERGAKYELPKYVLSEPTNLIREG, encoded by the exons ATAATGGTAAGAAGCTGAAAAAACCAAAGCCTTGGAAGCACACCCAAGCAATAACTCTGGCACAACTCAGACAGATGCGTGATGAATTTTGGGACACAGCTCCTCACTATGGTGGACAGAAAG AGATTTGGGACGCACTTAGAGCTGCTGCAGATTCTGATTTAGCACTTGCACAGACCATAGTGGATAGTGCTGGCATCATCGTATCAAATTCTGACATGACACTTTGCTATGATGAAAGAG GTGCCAAATATGAACTTCCAAAGTATGTTCTAAGCGAGCCGACAAACTTGATTCGGGAAGGTTAA